In Magnetospirillum sp. XM-1, a single window of DNA contains:
- a CDS encoding MFS transporter, giving the protein MSPSSASFRLGAYYAALFVAVGIHLPFWPLWLQDRGLSASDIGWVAAAGYLTRILASPVIGHLADHGGERRRLMIRLAMSAGLVWLLFPLADGFWPVLALSVIATFPFAGLLPLGDTLAMAVVGRHGLDYGRARLWGSLAFIAAATLLGKALGSWPITALPWLMSAALLLTTASCLGLPDLKVPRHEGRPPSLRPVLLNRLFLLFVGSAALNQMAHTVYYAFASIHWKAAGLSDMTIGLLWSEGVVAEIVLFAVSNRVVARFGPAALLVLAAVGGVARWLVLGSTVSLPLVALAQLLHAATFGCAHLGAIHFISRAVPQGLSARTQGIFAAIAVGLAPGLITPFSGRLYEILGGGSFLAMAGLSALSAVLAWLLMRRWKPAEQIVT; this is encoded by the coding sequence ATGAGCCCCTCCTCCGCCAGCTTCAGGCTGGGCGCCTATTACGCCGCCCTGTTCGTGGCGGTCGGCATTCATCTCCCCTTCTGGCCGCTGTGGCTGCAGGATCGGGGCCTGTCGGCTTCGGATATCGGCTGGGTGGCCGCCGCCGGCTATCTCACCCGCATCCTGGCCAGCCCGGTGATCGGCCACCTGGCCGACCATGGCGGCGAGCGTCGGCGGCTGATGATCCGTCTGGCAATGAGCGCCGGGCTGGTCTGGCTGCTGTTCCCCCTGGCCGACGGCTTCTGGCCCGTCCTAGCCTTAAGCGTGATCGCCACCTTTCCCTTCGCCGGCCTGCTGCCGCTGGGCGACACCCTGGCCATGGCGGTGGTGGGACGCCACGGCCTGGATTACGGCCGTGCACGGCTTTGGGGATCACTGGCCTTCATCGCCGCCGCCACCCTGTTGGGCAAGGCCCTGGGGTCCTGGCCGATAACGGCGCTGCCCTGGCTGATGAGCGCGGCGCTGCTGCTGACCACCGCCTCGTGCCTCGGCCTGCCCGACCTCAAGGTACCCCGCCACGAGGGCAGGCCGCCATCGCTGCGCCCGGTGCTGCTGAACCGGCTGTTCCTGCTTTTCGTGGGAAGCGCGGCGCTCAACCAGATGGCCCACACCGTCTATTACGCCTTCGCCAGCATCCACTGGAAGGCGGCCGGTCTCTCGGACATGACCATCGGCCTGTTGTGGTCGGAAGGCGTGGTGGCCGAGATCGTCCTGTTCGCCGTCAGCAACCGGGTGGTGGCCCGTTTCGGCCCGGCCGCCTTGCTTGTGCTGGCCGCCGTGGGCGGCGTGGCGCGCTGGCTGGTTCTGGGCTCGACCGTCTCCCTGCCCCTGGTGGCCCTGGCCCAATTGCTGCACGCGGCGACCTTCGGCTGCGCCCATCTGGGTGCCATCCACTTCATCTCCCGCGCCGTGCCCCAAGGCCTGTCGGCCCGCACCCAGGGCATCTTCGCCGCCATCGCCGTGGGATTGGCCCCGGGCCTGATCACGCCGTTCAGCGGCCGGCTTTACGAAATCCTGGGCGGCGGCTCCTTCCTGGCCATGGCCGGGCTGTCGGCCTTGTCCGCCGTTCTGGCCTGGCTCCTGATGCGCCGCTGGAAGCCGGCGGAACAAATCGTCACCTGA
- a CDS encoding ChbG/HpnK family deacetylase translates to MPRDKAAITLCADDYGLAPGLGLAIRALIGQGRLQATGCMTGSAFWPDEAVLLKSLEGRAEFGVHLTLTDHRPLGAMPSLAPEGRLPPIGAMVKRAVLHRLDKAEIAAELERQVDSFEAHMGRPPDFLDGHHHVHQLPIVRDVVVDLWRRRLKPTGGWVRSCWENPLAIARRRIDPVRATIIALLGIGLRMRMRAEGIPHNRSFRGVYDFSGKVPYARLFGIFTESPGPGTLVMCHPGQVDEPLRACEWLTDQREVEWRFLESDACALSLADRGITLAARPDRQ, encoded by the coding sequence ATGCCACGCGACAAAGCCGCCATCACCCTTTGCGCCGACGATTACGGGCTGGCCCCGGGCCTGGGGCTCGCCATCCGCGCCCTGATCGGCCAAGGCCGCCTGCAGGCCACCGGCTGCATGACCGGCTCGGCCTTCTGGCCGGACGAAGCCGTTCTGCTGAAGTCCCTGGAAGGACGGGCGGAGTTCGGCGTCCACCTGACGCTGACCGATCACCGGCCGCTGGGGGCCATGCCCTCCCTGGCGCCCGAAGGCCGGCTGCCTCCCATCGGCGCCATGGTCAAGCGCGCCGTCCTGCACCGCCTGGACAAGGCCGAGATCGCCGCCGAGCTGGAGCGCCAGGTCGATTCCTTCGAGGCCCATATGGGCCGCCCGCCCGACTTCCTCGACGGCCATCACCATGTCCACCAATTGCCCATCGTCCGCGACGTGGTGGTGGATTTGTGGCGCCGCCGCCTGAAGCCCACCGGCGGCTGGGTGCGGTCGTGCTGGGAGAACCCGCTGGCCATCGCCCGGCGCCGAATCGATCCCGTCCGCGCCACCATCATCGCCTTGCTGGGCATCGGCCTGAGGATGCGCATGCGGGCCGAGGGCATTCCGCACAACCGCAGCTTCCGGGGGGTCTACGACTTTTCCGGCAAGGTTCCCTATGCCCGGCTGTTTGGCATCTTCACCGAGTCCCCCGGACCGGGAACCCTGGTGATGTGCCATCCCGGCCAGGTGGACGAGCCTTTGCGCGCCTGCGAGTGGCTGACCGACCAGCGCGAGGTGGAGTGGCGGTTCCTCGAATCCGACGCCTGCGCCCTGTCGCTCGCCGATCGCGGCATCACCCTGGCGGCCCGGCCGGACCGTCAATGA
- a CDS encoding GDSL-type esterase/lipase family protein encodes MPTRRRTKSGGILANTLLTLVSVALFLALAEGVAWIVSPPPKPGLPKGMFDVGPDGYWRMTPDFRGTMDNRVDFTNAVATADSEGKRIVPAAPKTAERRLLVMGDSQAFGHGLSDEDSWPNRLQEELNRRGIDVAVNNLAIPAINIDQYLARLRVIAPTLGPSDTLLVALSWNDVITPPSDQDSNRIVEGYLVSNSGGADDSSAKARVRLYDFTGVLVPQFQDIKTFLDTLSQSSALTGLLYPRAKAIYYRLRSHSPVANLVTAGVPEANFLMVRQMSEIAASRGSRMVVVLLPERMFFEDEAFATYSVNGRDFPTADYQDALVRPHCQAHAIQCLNAFSLLHDHYREGLVFPVDGHYNPRGAGLIGTWLAGELY; translated from the coding sequence TTGCCCACACGGCGACGTACCAAGAGCGGCGGCATTCTTGCCAATACCCTACTCACCCTCGTTTCGGTCGCGCTCTTCCTGGCCCTGGCCGAAGGCGTGGCCTGGATCGTCAGCCCACCGCCGAAGCCGGGCCTTCCCAAGGGCATGTTCGACGTGGGCCCCGACGGCTATTGGCGGATGACGCCCGATTTCCGTGGGACCATGGACAACCGCGTCGATTTCACCAATGCCGTCGCCACCGCCGATTCCGAGGGAAAGCGAATCGTGCCCGCCGCCCCGAAGACGGCGGAACGGCGCCTTCTGGTCATGGGCGACAGCCAGGCCTTCGGCCATGGCCTGTCCGACGAGGATTCCTGGCCCAATCGCCTGCAGGAAGAACTGAACCGCCGGGGGATCGACGTGGCGGTGAACAATCTGGCCATTCCGGCCATCAACATCGATCAGTATCTCGCCCGCCTGCGGGTCATCGCCCCCACGCTGGGGCCGAGCGACACCCTGTTGGTGGCGCTCAGCTGGAATGACGTGATCACCCCGCCCTCGGACCAGGACTCCAACCGCATCGTCGAGGGATACCTGGTCAGCAATTCGGGAGGAGCCGATGATTCGAGCGCCAAGGCGCGGGTCAGGCTTTACGATTTTACCGGCGTCCTGGTTCCCCAGTTCCAGGATATCAAGACCTTTCTCGACACGCTGAGCCAGTCCTCGGCCCTGACCGGGCTGCTGTATCCCCGGGCCAAGGCGATCTATTACCGCCTGCGCTCCCACTCCCCGGTCGCCAATCTGGTCACCGCCGGAGTGCCCGAGGCCAATTTCCTGATGGTCCGCCAGATGTCGGAGATCGCGGCCTCACGCGGGAGCCGCATGGTGGTGGTCCTGCTGCCCGAACGGATGTTCTTCGAGGACGAGGCCTTCGCCACCTATTCCGTGAATGGCCGCGACTTCCCCACCGCCGACTACCAGGACGCGCTGGTCCGCCCCCATTGCCAGGCGCATGCCATCCAATGCCTCAACGCCTTTTCCCTGTTGCATGACCATTACCGCGAAGGCCTGGTCTTCCCGGTGGACGGTCATTACAACCCGAGGGGCGCGGGGCTGATCGGCACATGGCTGGCCGGCGAGCTGTACTGA
- a CDS encoding sensor histidine kinase: MANYSDPRPSSAYDFAGGYDPDMAAAQETAWIEVIRKMEEVYSDLISYEVELEEKNTALEEAQRFINSVLSAVSDILIVCDQSGRIQQVNLAFLQLTGIAEMDLYERPLDELLAEGTGNLRLFSWIDSVESRDREVRFRSSDGGLTEPVALSCATRLDHRGLPAGIVLTGRPVGELRRAYEALKTAQAQLIQQEKMASLGRLIAGVAHELNNPISFVYGNVHALSKYSTRISSYLDAIHGGCGEAEREALRQTLRIDATLADLPGLMEGTAEGAQRVADIVRSLKRLSFSAGGKAEVFDLAEIVAKAVQWSASGKKGLAAIDLDLPESLNVRGNPGQLHQVIVNLIENAQDAVAPRADGRIRVTAKAEAGGVTLVIEDNGPGISPDIASKVFDPFFTTKPVGKGTGLGLWISYGIIRDHGGTLDAGTSPLGGAQFIIGLPSAV; encoded by the coding sequence ATGGCCAATTACAGCGACCCCCGCCCCTCCTCGGCCTACGATTTCGCCGGCGGCTACGACCCCGACATGGCGGCCGCCCAGGAAACCGCCTGGATCGAGGTCATCCGCAAGATGGAGGAGGTCTATTCCGACCTCATCTCCTACGAGGTGGAGCTGGAGGAGAAGAACACCGCTCTGGAAGAAGCCCAGCGCTTCATCAATTCCGTACTGTCGGCGGTATCCGATATCCTGATCGTCTGCGACCAGTCGGGACGTATCCAGCAGGTCAACTTGGCCTTCCTCCAGCTGACCGGCATCGCCGAGATGGATCTGTACGAGCGCCCCCTGGACGAATTGCTGGCCGAGGGCACCGGCAACCTGCGCCTGTTCAGCTGGATCGATTCGGTGGAAAGCCGCGACCGCGAAGTGCGCTTCCGCTCGTCGGACGGCGGCCTCACCGAGCCGGTGGCCCTTTCCTGCGCCACCCGCCTCGACCATCGCGGCCTGCCGGCCGGCATCGTGCTGACGGGCCGCCCGGTGGGCGAGCTGCGCCGCGCCTACGAGGCGCTGAAGACCGCCCAGGCCCAGCTGATCCAACAGGAGAAGATGGCCTCGCTGGGCCGCCTGATCGCCGGCGTGGCGCACGAGCTGAACAATCCCATCAGCTTCGTCTACGGCAATGTCCACGCGCTGTCCAAATACTCGACCCGCATCTCCTCCTACCTGGACGCCATCCATGGCGGCTGCGGCGAGGCCGAGCGGGAGGCATTGCGCCAGACCTTGCGCATCGACGCCACCCTGGCCGACCTGCCGGGCCTGATGGAAGGCACCGCCGAGGGCGCCCAGCGGGTGGCCGACATCGTGCGCAGCCTGAAGCGCCTGTCGTTCTCGGCCGGGGGCAAGGCGGAAGTCTTCGATCTGGCCGAGATCGTCGCCAAGGCGGTGCAGTGGTCGGCCTCGGGCAAGAAGGGATTGGCCGCCATCGATCTCGACCTGCCGGAAAGCCTGAACGTGCGCGGCAATCCCGGCCAGTTGCATCAGGTCATCGTCAACCTGATCGAGAACGCCCAGGATGCGGTCGCTCCCCGCGCCGACGGACGCATCCGGGTGACGGCCAAGGCCGAAGCCGGCGGCGTCACCCTGGTCATCGAGGACAACGGCCCCGGCATTTCCCCCGACATCGCCTCCAAGGTGTTCGACCCGTTCTTCACCACCAAGCCGGTGGGCAAGGGAACGGGCTTGGGTTTATGGATTTCCTACGGCATCATCCGCGACCACGGCGGAACGCTGGATGCGGGCACCTCACCCCTGGGCGGCGCCCAATTCATCATCGGCCTGCCTTCAGCCGTTTGA
- a CDS encoding sigma-54 dependent transcriptional regulator, which translates to MTTLPIILVVDDEKQSQEALRRVLSDEFRVLTASTAEEAEDLLEQEMVHAILCDQRMPGIQGVEFLKTVRERWPDPVRMIISGYSEAEDIIAGVNEAGIYQYITKPWEPDELVQTLHGALKLYDLQLESAQASLDLKVPQAALQKSIASKTGTLKRQHHFDGIIHAPDSPLAQVIEMARKVSSFDISVLITGESGTGKELLARAIHYNSPRGNKPFVVENCGALPDQLLESELFGCKKGAFTGAYEDRIGLFEQASGGTIFLDEIGETSPAFQVKLLRVLQEGEIRPLGARLTRKVDVRVIAATNRNLEEEVRGGHFRRDLFYRLAAFPIHLPPLRERPMDVPMLAERLLGDTAKGFGRPNLRFGPDSMAQMQGYDWPGNVRELQNEIQRMVALAEGGVMGPDLLSPRLKARACPAGRALADHGEPGTLKEQVEALEARLLAESLTRHRWNITRVAEETGLSRVGLRAKLRRYGLERDG; encoded by the coding sequence ATGACCACCTTGCCGATCATCCTGGTGGTGGACGACGAGAAGCAGTCCCAGGAAGCGCTGCGGCGCGTCCTGTCCGACGAATTCCGGGTGCTGACCGCGTCCACCGCCGAGGAGGCGGAGGACCTGCTGGAGCAGGAGATGGTCCACGCCATCTTGTGCGACCAGCGCATGCCGGGCATCCAGGGGGTGGAATTCCTGAAGACGGTGCGCGAGCGCTGGCCCGATCCGGTGCGCATGATCATCTCGGGCTATTCCGAGGCCGAGGACATCATCGCCGGCGTCAACGAGGCGGGCATCTACCAGTACATCACCAAGCCGTGGGAGCCGGACGAGTTGGTCCAGACCCTGCACGGCGCGCTGAAACTCTACGACCTGCAGCTGGAAAGCGCCCAGGCCAGCCTCGACCTCAAGGTGCCCCAGGCGGCCTTGCAGAAATCCATCGCCAGCAAGACCGGCACGCTCAAGCGCCAGCACCATTTCGACGGCATCATCCACGCTCCCGATTCGCCGCTGGCCCAGGTGATCGAGATGGCGCGCAAGGTGTCGTCCTTCGACATCTCGGTGCTGATCACCGGCGAATCCGGCACCGGCAAGGAATTGCTGGCCCGCGCCATCCACTACAACAGCCCCCGCGGCAACAAGCCCTTCGTGGTGGAGAATTGCGGCGCCCTGCCTGACCAGTTGCTGGAATCCGAGCTTTTCGGCTGCAAGAAGGGCGCCTTCACCGGCGCCTACGAGGACCGCATCGGCCTGTTCGAGCAGGCGTCGGGCGGCACCATCTTCCTCGACGAGATCGGCGAGACCTCGCCCGCCTTCCAGGTCAAGCTGCTGCGCGTGCTCCAGGAAGGCGAGATCCGGCCGCTGGGCGCGCGCCTCACCCGCAAGGTGGACGTCCGCGTCATCGCCGCCACCAACCGCAACCTGGAGGAGGAAGTGCGGGGCGGTCACTTCCGCCGCGACCTGTTCTACCGCCTGGCCGCCTTCCCCATCCACCTGCCGCCCTTGCGCGAACGGCCCATGGACGTGCCCATGCTGGCCGAACGGCTGCTGGGCGACACCGCCAAGGGCTTCGGACGGCCCAACCTGCGCTTCGGCCCCGATTCCATGGCCCAGATGCAAGGCTACGACTGGCCGGGCAACGTGCGTGAACTGCAAAACGAGATTCAGCGCATGGTGGCCCTGGCCGAAGGCGGCGTGATGGGGCCCGACCTGCTGAGCCCGCGCCTCAAGGCCCGCGCCTGCCCCGCCGGCCGCGCCCTGGCCGATCACGGCGAACCCGGCACGCTGAAAGAGCAGGTGGAGGCGCTGGAAGCCCGCCTGCTGGCAGAATCCCTGACCCGGCACCGCTGGAACATCACCCGGGTGGCCGAGGAGACCGGGCTGTCCCGCGTCGGCCTGCGCGCCAAGCTGCGCCGCTACGGCCTGGAGCGCGACGGCTGA
- a CDS encoding MBL fold metallo-hydrolase: MMTGLMAEVAAAKVDKGTLALWFLGQNGWMVKSPAGHVLAVDPYLSNSCHPSRRGLDVDRRVPILVTPDDLQADLLLCTHSHRDHADPETLCSCAASGRVKAFAGPGDTQAVFAAAQVAESQRRLTWPNDEIGLGDLRVTGTFALPTDAGDLTHMGFVIRGDGGPSLWITGDTAWCDLLAEAGSKHKPDAVCLPINGGYANLSHWEAAELVRRVGPAQAIPCHWDMFADNSCDPRMFEASLKVKEVRGVYRRPDHGRKMVIEPR; encoded by the coding sequence ATGATGACCGGTTTGATGGCGGAAGTCGCGGCGGCCAAGGTGGACAAGGGTACGCTCGCCCTGTGGTTCCTCGGCCAGAATGGCTGGATGGTCAAGTCGCCGGCCGGCCACGTGCTGGCCGTCGATCCCTATCTCTCCAATTCCTGCCATCCGTCGCGGCGCGGCCTCGACGTCGACCGCCGGGTTCCGATCCTGGTGACGCCCGATGATTTGCAGGCCGACCTGCTGCTTTGCACCCATTCGCACCGGGACCATGCCGACCCCGAGACCCTGTGTTCCTGCGCCGCCAGCGGCCGGGTCAAGGCCTTCGCCGGGCCGGGCGACACCCAGGCGGTGTTCGCCGCCGCCCAGGTGGCGGAAAGCCAGCGGCGCCTGACCTGGCCCAATGACGAGATCGGCCTGGGCGATCTGCGGGTGACCGGCACCTTCGCCCTGCCCACCGATGCCGGCGACTTGACCCATATGGGCTTTGTCATCCGGGGTGACGGTGGGCCGAGCCTGTGGATTACCGGCGACACCGCCTGGTGCGACCTGCTGGCCGAGGCCGGTTCCAAGCACAAGCCCGACGCCGTTTGCCTACCCATCAACGGCGGCTACGCCAACCTGTCCCATTGGGAGGCGGCGGAACTGGTGCGCCGGGTGGGACCGGCCCAGGCCATTCCCTGCCACTGGGACATGTTCGCCGACAATTCCTGCGATCCCCGCATGTTCGAAGCCTCGCTGAAGGTCAAGGAGGTGCGGGGCGTCTATCGCCGGCCGGACCATGGCCGCAAGATGGTGATCGAGCCTCGGTAA
- a CDS encoding methyl-accepting chemotaxis protein, translating to MIEQLLQLTGGVASVADDKIMRINGITRRSKMLALNATIEAHRVGSAGRGFAVVADEVKAISNEIALLTDSLQGELRGRLSELSQFGESLASQVRQVRGERLADLAHNTIEVMDRNLYERSCDVRWWATDAAIVACAGRADEPAVTEHTCRRLGVILDSYTVYLDLWVADAQGRVVANGRRGRYAGAVGTDVSGEAWFRDAMATNDGGAFAVADVARNPGLGNAMTATYATAIRDGGEADGKPIGALGIFFDWEAQAQGIVDGVRLAPEDKARSRCLLLDSQHRVIASSDRTGVLCEVFPLRTERGERGHYVDPTGVMVGYARTPGYETYDGLGWYGVIVQKL from the coding sequence ATGATCGAGCAATTGCTTCAGTTGACGGGCGGCGTGGCCTCGGTGGCCGACGACAAGATCATGCGGATCAACGGCATCACCCGGCGTTCGAAGATGCTGGCGCTCAACGCCACCATCGAGGCCCACCGGGTGGGCTCGGCCGGGCGGGGCTTCGCGGTGGTGGCCGACGAGGTCAAGGCCATCTCCAACGAGATCGCCCTGCTGACCGATTCGTTGCAGGGCGAATTGCGCGGGCGCCTCAGCGAACTGTCGCAATTCGGCGAAAGCCTGGCCTCGCAGGTGCGCCAGGTGCGGGGCGAGCGCCTTGCCGACCTCGCCCACAACACCATCGAGGTGATGGATCGCAATCTTTACGAGCGCTCGTGCGACGTGCGCTGGTGGGCCACCGACGCGGCGATAGTGGCCTGCGCCGGGCGCGCCGACGAGCCGGCGGTGACCGAGCACACCTGCCGCCGCCTGGGCGTCATTCTGGATTCCTACACCGTCTATCTCGACCTGTGGGTGGCCGACGCCCAGGGGCGGGTGGTGGCCAACGGGCGGCGCGGACGCTATGCGGGTGCAGTGGGAACCGACGTCTCGGGCGAGGCCTGGTTCCGGGACGCCATGGCCACCAATGACGGCGGGGCCTTCGCGGTGGCGGACGTGGCGCGCAATCCCGGCCTGGGCAACGCCATGACCGCCACCTACGCCACCGCCATCCGCGACGGCGGCGAGGCCGACGGCAAGCCCATCGGGGCGCTGGGCATCTTCTTCGACTGGGAGGCCCAGGCCCAGGGCATCGTCGACGGGGTGCGCCTCGCCCCCGAGGACAAGGCCCGCTCGCGCTGCCTGCTGCTCGATTCGCAGCACCGGGTGATCGCGTCTTCGGACCGTACCGGCGTGCTGTGCGAGGTCTTTCCCCTGCGCACCGAACGGGGCGAGCGGGGGCACTATGTCGATCCCACCGGCGTGATGGTCGGCTACGCCCGCACGCCCGGCTACGAGACCTATGACGGATTGGGCTGGTACGGGGTGATCGTCCAGAAGCTTTAG
- a CDS encoding AEC family transporter, giving the protein MTLPFDTSLAMKLVPLYLLVGIGFALGRFGGVKGQDLGRLALFVLSPAVVFKGFVTADLKGALLVLPFAVFGLCSTVALFTAPVAGRFWRDGRERMAAFTGGTGNTGFFGIPACLALVGPDSLPYVVMVSFGATAYENSVGFYTVARAEASVGGAILRVLKYPGLHACWLGAALNLSGTKVPVAAMQAVDLLSGGFVPVGMMIVGLGLAQVRSLRLDLGFTAFTFAVKFAVWPALALAFIWADRAWLHVFGRVGHQVLLIESLVPLAAVTVVHATLRNIHPDRAAIAVAASTLFALVWLPVVFSRVF; this is encoded by the coding sequence ATGACCCTGCCCTTCGACACCTCCCTGGCCATGAAGCTGGTACCGCTATACCTGCTGGTGGGGATCGGCTTCGCGCTGGGCCGCTTCGGCGGGGTCAAGGGCCAGGATCTGGGCCGCCTCGCCTTGTTCGTGCTGTCGCCCGCCGTGGTGTTCAAGGGCTTCGTCACCGCCGATTTGAAGGGTGCCCTGCTGGTGCTGCCCTTCGCGGTGTTCGGCCTGTGCTCGACCGTGGCGCTTTTCACCGCGCCGGTGGCGGGGCGTTTCTGGCGCGACGGGCGCGAGCGCATGGCCGCCTTCACGGGGGGCACCGGCAATACCGGCTTCTTCGGCATTCCCGCCTGCCTGGCCCTGGTAGGGCCTGATTCCCTGCCCTATGTGGTCATGGTGTCGTTCGGCGCCACCGCCTACGAGAACTCGGTGGGGTTCTACACCGTGGCCAGGGCCGAGGCCTCGGTGGGCGGCGCCATCCTCAGGGTGCTGAAATATCCCGGCCTGCACGCCTGCTGGCTGGGGGCCGCGCTCAATCTCAGCGGCACCAAGGTACCGGTTGCGGCGATGCAGGCGGTGGACCTGCTGTCGGGCGGCTTCGTGCCGGTGGGCATGATGATCGTCGGGCTGGGGCTGGCCCAGGTCAGAAGCCTGCGCCTCGACCTGGGCTTCACCGCCTTCACCTTCGCGGTCAAGTTCGCCGTGTGGCCAGCCCTGGCCCTGGCCTTCATCTGGGCCGACCGGGCCTGGCTGCACGTTTTCGGCCGGGTCGGGCATCAGGTGCTGCTGATCGAATCCCTGGTGCCGCTGGCCGCCGTCACCGTGGTGCACGCCACCCTTCGCAACATCCATCCCGACCGCGCCGCCATCGCCGTGGCGGCCAGCACCCTGTTCGCCCTGGTCTGGCTGCCGGTGGTCTTTTCCCGGGTGTTCTAA
- a CDS encoding glycerate kinase, whose amino-acid sequence MFEAAVEAARPSVCLPPFLPAPPAGRTLVIGAGKAAAAMARTVEDHWPGPLSGLVVTRYGHLVPTRRIEVAEAAHPVPDAAGENAAGRMIKLLKGLGPDDLVLCLISGGGSALLARPAPGIPLAEKQALTGALLRSGAAIGEINCVRKHLSAVKGGRLAALAAPARLVTLAISDVPGDDPSVIASGPTVADPTTLAEARSVLAKYGITPSPAIAARLNDPAAETPKELPGSEYRLVATPQRSLEAAALVAARAGLYPLLLGDCLEGEAREMAKVMAGMVKSIRAHQQPAPGPAVILSGGEATVTLRGPGKGGPNAEFALALALALKDCPGVDAIACDTDGIDGSEDNAGATIAPDTLERARALGINPEAYLTNNDSYGFFKALGDLVEIGPTLTNVNDFRAILVR is encoded by the coding sequence ATGTTCGAAGCGGCGGTCGAAGCGGCCCGGCCCTCGGTCTGCCTGCCGCCCTTCCTGCCCGCCCCGCCCGCCGGAAGAACCCTGGTGATCGGCGCCGGCAAGGCCGCCGCCGCCATGGCGCGTACCGTCGAGGACCATTGGCCGGGCCCGCTGTCCGGGCTGGTGGTCACCCGCTACGGCCATCTGGTGCCCACCCGGCGCATCGAGGTGGCCGAGGCCGCCCACCCGGTGCCCGACGCGGCCGGCGAGAACGCGGCGGGACGCATGATCAAACTGCTGAAGGGTCTCGGCCCCGACGATCTGGTGCTGTGCCTGATCTCGGGCGGCGGTTCGGCCCTGCTGGCCCGCCCGGCCCCGGGAATCCCCCTGGCGGAGAAGCAGGCCCTGACCGGCGCTCTGTTGCGCTCGGGCGCCGCCATCGGCGAGATCAACTGCGTGCGCAAGCATCTCTCGGCGGTCAAGGGTGGGCGCCTCGCCGCCCTGGCCGCCCCGGCCCGGCTGGTGACGCTGGCCATTTCCGACGTGCCCGGCGACGATCCTTCGGTGATCGCGTCGGGCCCTACCGTGGCCGATCCCACCACCCTGGCCGAGGCGCGCTCCGTGCTCGCCAAGTACGGCATCACCCCCTCGCCCGCCATCGCGGCGCGGCTGAACGATCCGGCCGCCGAGACACCCAAGGAGTTGCCGGGCAGTGAATACCGCCTGGTCGCCACGCCGCAGCGATCGCTGGAGGCCGCCGCCCTGGTGGCGGCGCGCGCCGGCCTTTATCCGCTGCTGCTGGGCGATTGCCTGGAGGGCGAGGCCCGCGAGATGGCCAAGGTGATGGCCGGCATGGTCAAATCCATCCGCGCCCACCAGCAGCCGGCCCCCGGCCCGGCGGTGATCCTGTCAGGCGGCGAGGCCACCGTCACCCTGCGCGGCCCAGGCAAGGGCGGCCCCAACGCCGAATTCGCCCTGGCCCTGGCTTTGGCGCTCAAGGATTGCCCCGGCGTGGACGCCATCGCCTGCGACACCGACGGCATTGACGGCTCCGAGGACAATGCCGGCGCCACCATCGCCCCCGATACGCTAGAGCGCGCCAGAGCCTTGGGAATCAACCCGGAAGCATATCTGACCAACAACGATTCATACGGATTTTTCAAGGCGTTGGGAGATCTTGTTGAGATCGGCCCGACGCTCACCAACGTCAACGATTTTCGGGCGATTTTGGTGCGATGA
- a CDS encoding dihydrodipicolinate synthase family protein, producing MSNPDALGGVLAPILTPYDAELVPDSERFVQLAGHLMEQGLGLAPFGTTSEGNSLSVPEKAELLDALGAAGLEMGRMMPGTGCCALSDSVALTRYAVEAGCGGVLMLPPFYYKNPSEDGLFAAFSEVIQRVGDPRLKVYLYHFPQQSQVPITHALIERLLAAYPGIVAGIKDSSGDFANMESMCRAYPGFKVFAGTERLILPVMRAGGAGCISANANIHGPAMLDLWRRWREPEAEALQKDMDNFRAIMEGMPLIAALKALTARRTGDYGWRRTRPPLTALPPEAEIELVERLGKANIVL from the coding sequence ATGAGCAATCCCGACGCGCTTGGCGGCGTTCTCGCCCCCATTCTGACGCCCTACGACGCCGAACTGGTGCCCGATTCCGAGCGCTTCGTCCAACTGGCCGGGCACCTGATGGAGCAAGGTCTGGGATTGGCGCCGTTCGGCACCACCAGCGAAGGCAACTCGCTCAGCGTGCCGGAAAAGGCCGAACTGCTGGACGCCCTGGGCGCCGCCGGGCTGGAGATGGGGCGCATGATGCCGGGAACCGGGTGCTGCGCCCTGTCGGACTCGGTCGCGCTGACCCGCTATGCCGTCGAGGCCGGTTGCGGCGGGGTGCTGATGCTGCCGCCCTTCTACTACAAGAACCCCAGCGAGGATGGGCTGTTCGCGGCCTTCTCCGAGGTGATCCAGCGGGTGGGCGACCCGCGTCTTAAGGTCTATCTCTACCATTTTCCCCAGCAGAGCCAGGTCCCCATCACCCATGCCCTGATCGAGCGGCTGCTGGCCGCCTATCCCGGCATCGTGGCGGGCATCAAGGATTCATCCGGCGATTTCGCCAATATGGAGAGCATGTGCCGGGCGTATCCGGGCTTCAAGGTGTTCGCCGGAACCGAACGGCTGATCTTGCCCGTGATGCGGGCCGGCGGCGCGGGCTGCATCAGCGCCAACGCCAATATCCACGGCCCGGCCATGCTGGATCTGTGGCGGCGCTGGCGCGAGCCCGAGGCCGAGGCGCTGCAGAAGGACATGGACAACTTCCGCGCCATCATGGAGGGAATGCCGCTGATCGCCGCGCTGAAAGCGCTGACGGCGCGGCGGACCGGCGATTACGGCTGGCGGCGGACGCGCCCGCCGCTGACGGCCTTGCCGCCCGAGGCCGAGATCGAGCTGGTCGAGCGCCTGGGGAAGGCCAATATCGTTCTTTAG